The DNA window GGCAAGAAGACGATCCGGCTTCTCCCCCCGCTCGACTCGACGGAACGCGAGATCGACCTGGGGATCTCGATCTTCCTCGACGCGGTCGCGGCCGCGGGACCGACGCCGACGACCGCCTGAGACGCCGGGTTCGGTCGAACTGGTCGGGGACGTTCGGACCGTTCGGAAACGAGACTACCCCTCGAGCGACCGCGACGCCACCGCGACGCCGTCGAGGTCGGCGAGCGCGTCGAGCGTCCCGCGGAGGTGATCGGGGCCGCTGCCCTCGATCCGTACGGTCACGGGGACTCGGTTCGGGTCGTCGCTCCGCCGGCGTTCCCCCCGCTCGAACCCGTCGAGCTCCGCCCCGCGGTCCGCGACCGCGTCGGTGAGATCGCCGAGCGCGCGCGGCCAGCCGTCGACGAGGAGGCGGGCCTCGGCGTAGCGGCCGAGCTCGGCGAGGCCGGTCCGGGTCAGCTCCGCGTGGTCGGTGAGGTTCACGTTGCCGCCGGAGACGACCGCCGCGACGTGTTCACCCGTCACGTCGAGGTCGTCGGAGCAGAGCGCGGCGACCGGCGCGGCCCCCGCGGCCTCCGCGACCGTCTTCGCCCGCTCGGCGAGCAAGGTGACGGCGACGGACAGCTCCCGGTCGGTGACGGCGACGACCTCGTCGACTCGCTCGCGGACGACCCGCCACGTCGTCTCGAGCATCCGGGTGTCGGCGATACCCTCGGCGACCGTGTCCACGTCCGAGAGCTCGACGAGCTCGTCCCGCTCGATCGAGGGCTTGGCGTGAAGCGCGCCCTCCGGCTGGACGCCCACGACGCGGACGTCGTCGTCGGCCGCGAGCAGTGCGGTCGCGACCCCGGATATCAGCCCGCCGCCGCCGATGGCGACACAGACCGTGTCGATCTCGGGGTACTGCTCGCGGAGTTCGAGCCCGACGGTCCCCTGGCCGGCGATCACCGCCTCGTCGTCGAACGGGTGGACGAAGGTCCGGCCGGTCGCCTCCGCGCGATCGAGCGCGTGCTCGTAGGCCCGCTCGTAGATATCTCCCTCGACGACGACGGTCGCGCCGTACCCCCGCGTGGCCTCGATCTTCGAGGCGGGCGTCACCTCGGGGACGACGATCTCCGCGTCGATCCCGAGCAGCTCGCCCGCGAGCGCGACTCCCTGCGCGTGGTTGCCCGCGCTCGCCGCGATGACGCCGGCGTCGCGCTCGGCGGGCGAGAGCCGGGCCATCGCGTTGTACGCCCCGCGGATCTTGAACGAGCCGGTCCGCTGGTGATTCTCGAGTTTGAGCCCGACCGAGGCCGCGCCGCTCCGCTCGGTGAACGTTCGCGACCGGTCGAGCGGGGTCCGGTGGGCGACGCCGTCGAGGCGCTCGCGGGCCGCCTCCACGTCCCCGATCGAGACCGGAGCCGTCATCGATCGGCGTCGGTCCCCGTCGAACCGCCGTCCGTCGTCGGGACGTCGCCGTCGGCCGAAACGTCGCCGCCTTCGACGCCGAGGATCGCCTCCGTCAACACCCCGACGCCGATCGGCAGGCTCTCCTCGTCGACGTCGAACGTCGGGGAGTGGTGACCGGTGGGGTGGTCGGTGCCGACGATCATGTACGTCGCGAGCCCGCCGTTCGACTGGACGCGGTCCATCAGGTACGTGGCGTCCTCGCTCGCGCCGAAGTCCGCGACCGGCAGCACCTCGGTCACGCCCTCGATCCCCTCGGCGACGGAGGCGACGTGGTCGGCGAGTTCGGGGTCGCTGTCCGCCCGCGGGCACTCGGTCGTGACCTCGAACTCGAGTTCGCAGCCGTGCGACTCCGCAGCCCCGCGGAACGCCCGTTTCAGCCTGGACTTTCCGTACTCCTTGAGCGCCGTCGTCTCGCCGCGGGCCTCCGCCTCGACGCGCGCGCGGTCGGCGATCACGTTGCTCGCGCTCCCCGCCTCCGCGTAGCCCACGTTCACGCGGGTCATCCCCTCGCTGTGTCTGGGGATCCCGTACGCGTTCGAGATGGCGGTGCCGAGCGCCTGCATCGCGTTGTCGCCCTCCTCGGGGGACTTGCCGGCGTGCGCCGAGGTGCCGCGAAAGACGGCCTCGACGTGGGCGATCGCGAGCGCCCGCTCGATGCCGGCGACGACCCGTCCGGTGGGGTGGCCGAGGCCGACGTGGACCGCGAACAGGTAGTCGATCCCCTCGATGAACCGGCTCTCCGCCATCGGGTGGCCGCCGCCGCCGAGCTCCTCGGCGGGCTGGAAGAAGACCACGAGCCGGCCGGAGAAGTCGCTCTCCTTCACGGCCTCCAGCGTCGCGAGCCCCATGGTCATGTGGGCGTCGTGACCGCAGGCGTGCATCACGCCGTCGACGTCCGACCGGAACCCCTCGCGGGCGGGAACGTGATCTTCGTCGTCCGACTCCTCGATGAACAGGCCGTCGATGTCGACCCTGAGCCCGACGGTCGGCCCCTCGCCGCGCTCGAGGACGGCCACGCAGCCGGTGACTCCCCCCGCGGTCCGTTCGAGCACGTCCTCGCGCGCGCCGAGGTCGCGGGCGCGGTCGACCCACATCTCGTAGGCGTCGTCATCGAGGACGCCCATCCGGTCGTCGGGGTCGTACGCCTCCCTCCCGACCGCGAGCTCGTCGACGCCGATCCGCTCTATCTCCTCGACCAGCCGGCTCGTCGTGTAGAACTCGCGCCAGCCGGGCTCGGGGTGTTCGTGAAGCCCTCGGCGCGTCTCGACCAGCCGCTCCGCCACGGGTCGTGTCATGTGAGTCCGTGGCGCTCGGACGCACTTAAGCGTACACGATGATCGTATATGAAGACTACAAAAAAGGTAAGTACCGGTCCGGCGAATCCCCGGACGTCACCGCCATCGAGCGGCGAATCCACCAATGAGCGACCAGCCAGATGTCGTCGTCCTCCGCGAGGGGACCGAGGGACTGTCGATGGGATCGTACGCCGAGACGCTCCGCGAGCGCCTGCCCGACCGCGAGGTCGCGCTGGCGCGGACGCCCGCGGAGGAGCGCGAACTCGTCCCGCGGGCGCGGGTCGTCACCGGGATCACGGTCGAGGAGGCGCAGATCGCCGACGCCGACCGCCTGGAGCTGTTCGCGTGTACCTTCGCCGGCACCGACCACGTCCCCGTCGAGGCGCTCACGGACCGCGGCGTGGCCGTCACCAACGCCGGCGGGATCCACGCGCCGGGGATCGCGGAGCAGTCCATCGCCAACATGCTCGTGTTCGCCCGCCGGCTCCACGAGGGGTGGCGGCGCAAGTCGAACGCGGAGTGGCGGCACTTCCAGTCGTACGAGTTCACGGGCAGCACCGTCACCGTGATCGGGCTCGGCTCCATCGGCCAGCACGTCGTCGAGCGCCTCGAGGGGTTCGACGTGGAGACGATCGGAGTCCGCTACACCCCCTCGAAAGGCGGCCCGACCGACGAGGTCGTCGGCTTCGAGGAGGACGCCATCCACGACGCCCTCTCCCGCAGCGACTACGTCGTCGTCGCGTGCCCGCTCAACGACCTCACGCGCGGGCTGATCGGCGAGGCGGAGCTGGCGACGCTGCCGCCGCACGCCGTCGTCGTCAACGCCGCCCGCGGCGGGATCGTCGACACCGACGCCCTGGTGTCCGCGCTCCGCTCCAGCGGGCTCCGCGGGGCCGCCCTCGACGTGACCGACCCCGAGCCGCTGCCCGCGGACCACCCGCTCTGGGACCTCGAGAACTGCCTGGTCACGCCCCACACCGGCGGTCACACGCCGAAACACTGGGACCGGCTCGCCGACATCGTCGCCGACAACGTCGCCGCGCTCGACGCCGGCGGCGACCCCGCCGACCTCCGGAACCTCGTCGCCGCGCCCGACGGGGACTGAGCGATCCGGTCCCGGAGGAGGAGCCGCCGACCGCCGTCCGTCTTTAATACCTCAGCGAGCGTATGCGTCCCCGGTGTACTATCAATGGAAACCGACCGGTCAACCGCCGGAGACGCCGTCGATGCCGTCGACGCCGTCGTCGAGGAGCCGACGAACGACCCGCTCGCGGGAGAGGAATCGACGGACGTGGAGGCGACGAGCGGGATCGACGAGACGGAGACGACCGGATCGGGAACGACCGCCGATACGGCGACCGGTACCGGGCTCGAACCCGCCGTCGCGGGCGCGCTCAGCTACCTGCTCGGACCGATCACGGGCGTGTTGTTCTACGTCTTGGAGCCCGAGGACGCCTTCGTCCGGTTCCACGCCGTCCAGAGCACGCTGGTCTTCGGCGGGCTGTTCGTCGCCTCGATGGTCCTCTCGGTCGTCCTGACGCTGGTGTCGTTCGTCCCCGGCGTCGGCTGGATCGCGGCGGCGGTACTGGGGATCGGAAGCCTGCTCCTCACGCCGGTCGCGTTCCTCGCGTGGGCGTTCCTGATGTACGAGGCGTACCAGGGAGAGGAGTACGCGGTGCCGCTCGTGGGCTCGTACGCCCGACGGTACGCGGCCGTCGGCGAGTGAGCCGGCCGACCCGAGCCCGGTCCCTCCTCACGCCGTGAACAGCCGGCGCGGGAAGTCCGCGAGCGTCTCCGCACCCGTCGAGGTGACCCGGAACGTCTCGCTGAGTTCGACGCCGAACTCGTCCTCCCACAGGCCGGGGATCATGTGGAAGGTCATCCCCTCCTCCATGACGGTCTCGTCGCCGGGGCGGATGCTGGCGGTGTGCTCGCCCCAGTCCGGCGGGTAGCCGAGCCCCATCGAGTAGCCGATGCGGTCCTCCTTCTCGACGCCGTACTGCGCTATCGTCTCGCGCCACTCCCGCTCGACGCGCTCGCAGGTGACGCCGGGCTCGACGACGTCGAGCGCGGCCTCGATCCCCTCGACGACGACGTCCGCGGTCTCCTCGATGGCGTCCGGCGGGTCGCCGACGAACGTCGTCCGCGCGAGCGGCGAGTGGTAGCGGTGGCGACACCCCGACAGCTCGATGAGGACGGGGTCGCCCTCCTCGAACTCGCGGTCGGTCCAGGTGAGGTGCGGCGTCCCCGTGTGGTCGCCGGAGGGCATGAGCGGGACGATCGCGGGGTAGTCGCCGCCGTACTCGTCGGTGCCGCGGACCAGACGGTCGTAGATCGCGGCGGCGGCCTCGTACTCCGGGACGCCGGCCTCGATGGCGTCGAGCCCCGCGAGCATCGCCTCCTCGGAGATGCGGGCGGCCTCCTCCATGTACTCGATCTCGCGGTCGGACTTGTGTATCCGGAGCCAGTTCACGAGGAGGTCGGCGTCGACGAACTCCGCGTTCGGGAGCTGCGACTGGAGCCGGGTGTACGACTTCGCCGTGAAGTAGGCGGCGTCCATCTCGAGGCCGATCCGGCCGGCGTCGACCTCCAGGTCCTCGAGCACGTCCGCGAGGAAGTCCATCGGGTGGAGGTCGTACGGCGAGTGGACGTGGTCGTCGCTGTACGCCCGCATGTTCTCCTCGGCGAGCCACGTCGTGGCGCGCGC is part of the Halorubrum aethiopicum genome and encodes:
- the ilvA gene encoding threonine ammonia-lyase, with the protein product MTAPVSIGDVEAARERLDGVAHRTPLDRSRTFTERSGAASVGLKLENHQRTGSFKIRGAYNAMARLSPAERDAGVIAASAGNHAQGVALAGELLGIDAEIVVPEVTPASKIEATRGYGATVVVEGDIYERAYEHALDRAEATGRTFVHPFDDEAVIAGQGTVGLELREQYPEIDTVCVAIGGGGLISGVATALLAADDDVRVVGVQPEGALHAKPSIERDELVELSDVDTVAEGIADTRMLETTWRVVRERVDEVVAVTDRELSVAVTLLAERAKTVAEAAGAAPVAALCSDDLDVTGEHVAAVVSGGNVNLTDHAELTRTGLAELGRYAEARLLVDGWPRALGDLTDAVADRGAELDGFERGERRRSDDPNRVPVTVRIEGSGPDHLRGTLDALADLDGVAVASRSLEG
- a CDS encoding amidohydrolase, with the protein product MTRPVAERLVETRRGLHEHPEPGWREFYTTSRLVEEIERIGVDELAVGREAYDPDDRMGVLDDDAYEMWVDRARDLGAREDVLERTAGGVTGCVAVLERGEGPTVGLRVDIDGLFIEESDDEDHVPAREGFRSDVDGVMHACGHDAHMTMGLATLEAVKESDFSGRLVVFFQPAEELGGGGHPMAESRFIEGIDYLFAVHVGLGHPTGRVVAGIERALAIAHVEAVFRGTSAHAGKSPEEGDNAMQALGTAISNAYGIPRHSEGMTRVNVGYAEAGSASNVIADRARVEAEARGETTALKEYGKSRLKRAFRGAAESHGCELEFEVTTECPRADSDPELADHVASVAEGIEGVTEVLPVADFGASEDATYLMDRVQSNGGLATYMIVGTDHPTGHHSPTFDVDEESLPIGVGVLTEAILGVEGGDVSADGDVPTTDGGSTGTDADR
- a CDS encoding NAD(P)-dependent oxidoreductase codes for the protein MSDQPDVVVLREGTEGLSMGSYAETLRERLPDREVALARTPAEERELVPRARVVTGITVEEAQIADADRLELFACTFAGTDHVPVEALTDRGVAVTNAGGIHAPGIAEQSIANMLVFARRLHEGWRRKSNAEWRHFQSYEFTGSTVTVIGLGSIGQHVVERLEGFDVETIGVRYTPSKGGPTDEVVGFEEDAIHDALSRSDYVVVACPLNDLTRGLIGEAELATLPPHAVVVNAARGGIVDTDALVSALRSSGLRGAALDVTDPEPLPADHPLWDLENCLVTPHTGGHTPKHWDRLADIVADNVAALDAGGDPADLRNLVAAPDGD
- a CDS encoding DUF4870 domain-containing protein; translated protein: METDRSTAGDAVDAVDAVVEEPTNDPLAGEESTDVEATSGIDETETTGSGTTADTATGTGLEPAVAGALSYLLGPITGVLFYVLEPEDAFVRFHAVQSTLVFGGLFVASMVLSVVLTLVSFVPGVGWIAAAVLGIGSLLLTPVAFLAWAFLMYEAYQGEEYAVPLVGSYARRYAAVGE
- a CDS encoding M24 family metallopeptidase — encoded protein: MPQDVFPRSEYESRVERTKERLHERDLDAVVVADPANMNYLAGYDGWSFYVHQAVVVTRDYPEPVWVGRDMDRNGARATTWLAEENMRAYSDDHVHSPYDLHPMDFLADVLEDLEVDAGRIGLEMDAAYFTAKSYTRLQSQLPNAEFVDADLLVNWLRIHKSDREIEYMEEAARISEEAMLAGLDAIEAGVPEYEAAAAIYDRLVRGTDEYGGDYPAIVPLMPSGDHTGTPHLTWTDREFEEGDPVLIELSGCRHRYHSPLARTTFVGDPPDAIEETADVVVEGIEAALDVVEPGVTCERVEREWRETIAQYGVEKEDRIGYSMGLGYPPDWGEHTASIRPGDETVMEEGMTFHMIPGLWEDEFGVELSETFRVTSTGAETLADFPRRLFTA